Within the Candidatus Izemoplasma sp. genome, the region GATAAAGGTTCACCTTCCATATATAAAGCAAATTCATCACTGGCATTTGCGATTGAATGAATATCAGTGGTAGCGCCACCGACATCAATTGTAATAAGATTACCAATCTCTTCACGCAATAACATACTACTTTCCATAACACTACCTGGTGTAGGCATAATAGCCCCTGTAACGAGTTCTTTTATGTGCGACATACCTTTCGCATGAATAATGTGTTCTTCGAACGTCTTATAAATCACTTCACGTAAGGGTAATATATTAAGTTGGTCGACTCTTGGATAAACATTATCAACCACTTTTAATAAGTGTAGTTTATCTGCGTCTGTAAACAGTTGAAAAATTTGCTCTTGGTTTTCTATATTACCAGCATAAATCATTGGTACTTCTAAATCAAGTGTAAGTAATTTTTCGGTATTATATAGGGCAGTTTCTCTTTCACCATAATCAGTACCCCCAGCAATTATAATCATATTTGGAGATAATGAGATTATCTTCTTAAGATCACTTTCTCGCAATTTGCCTGCTGTAACGAAATGAATATTTGCCCCAGCATTAAGCGCAGCTTCTTTAGAAGCTCTAACTGTCATTTCATAAACTAATCCATGAACACTAACGCGTAAACCTCCTGCAGCACTACTAGAGGCAAACATTTCTTTATATGATAAATCATTCACCCCTAAACTTTGTTTAAGCTGAGCAATTGCTTCTTTTAGTCCGTGATTAACATCAGTTGACACACTAGTATTAGCTACTCCGCGTCCTACAAAAGCAATATCATCATGGATATTGAAGGCATTCACAATTGTTGTAGTTGATCCTATTTCTGCGATCAAGACATCAA harbors:
- a CDS encoding glutamate mutase L; the encoded protein is MIVDVLIAEIGSTTTIVNAFNIHDDIAFVGRGVANTSVSTDVNHGLKEAIAQLKQSLGVNDLSYKEMFASSSAAGGLRVSVHGLVYEMTVRASKEAALNAGANIHFVTAGKLRESDLKKIISLSPNMIIIAGGTDYGERETALYNTEKLLTLDLEVPMIYAGNIENQEQIFQLFTDADKLHLLKVVDNVYPRVDQLNILPLREVIYKTFEEHIIHAKGMSHIKELVTGAIMPTPGSVMESSMLLREEIGNLITIDVGGATTDIHSIANASDEFALYMEGEPLSKRTVEGDLGVFINHKNVLKTLDQEALKSALNMSEKTYQTLIKNYSYIPHTEEEYALVYQLTKHCVIQALNRHVGDMKKVYTSSGQKIIPEGKDLTQVINIILTGGALIHLPDTERIINEYILKHPNKLLPRHVTIYKDHNYIMASLGVLSLKYPKEATILLKQSLRLE